From the Oncorhynchus nerka isolate Pitt River linkage group LG20, Oner_Uvic_2.0, whole genome shotgun sequence genome, one window contains:
- the zgc:153913 gene encoding carboxypeptidase N subunit 2, producing MWKDFGSMLWLMLHLSYQGNTSDINCPPRCQCFTPTKVMCSEESMRSMPMNISTQVKELVIMTTGMTHLSSITMQYSRHLTKLVFFNNLLQDVSTMAFDRLTGLEELEISGNSWLDCLNPGTFSKQRNLTKLLLNFNRFKSLNDSLFSSLQKLRTLQLKGNIISHLPRQLFQNLSIHSLDLSLNMLTGVDNELLRGLSQLESLKLGYNMINVLLPDTFHNISHVKELCLQGNQISYLPQGVFSHLQKLEELNLRSNLITNVSSGTFPVGLKELDLKGNRLVQLSPDSFGHLTSLTHLFLSMNQLTNLPEDVFRNLTGLQNLDLSENQLTSLPGTIFQDLTKIEIVHLQNNNLSSLEAMLFEDQAFLEQLYLSENNLQTLPQGFFDAFLHENVMRLRRNPWSCDCHMLYLYDYVSEHGHLVEDLSNVYCKGPEPLRGQGLVSLERDQLVCPGNFSSIAKATTFQGLEEKPNPSKCTVQFINDNMTIKCKVTKCSPLRLMVHFKEGDGTTSEYIMRKDWAESSQCSNGTVTLTV from the coding sequence ATGTGGAAAGACTTTGGTTCCATGTTATGGCTGATGCTCCACCTCTCTTACCAAGGGAACACTTCCGACATAAATTGTCCTCCCAGATGCCAGTGTTTCACGCCGACTAAGGTGATGTGTTCTGAGGAGAGCATGAGAAGCATGCCCATGAACATCTCCACACAGGTGAAGGAGTTGGTCATTATGACGACGGGAATGACGCACCTGAGCTCGATCACGATGCAGTACAGCCGCCATCTCACCAAGCTGGTCTTCTTCAACAATTTGCTGCAGGATGTCTCCACCATGGCCTTTGATCGCTTGACCGGACTCGAGGAGCTGGAGATCAGCGGCAACTCTTGGCTGGATTGTTTGAACCCAGGTACTTTCAGCAAACAGAGAAACCTCACCAAACTTTTGCTCAACTTCAACAGGTTCAAGTCACTGAATGACAGCCTCTTCAGTTCGCTTCAGAAGCTGAGGACTCTTCAGCTGAAGGGCAACATCATCTCCCACCTGCCCAGGCAGCTCTTCCAGAACCTGAGTATTCACTCTCTTGACCTGTCCCTGAACATGCTCACAGGGGTGGACAATGAGCTCCTCAGAGGCTTGTCCCAGCTAGAGTCCCTCAAACTGGGCTACAATATGATCAATGTCCTCTTGCCCGACACTTTCCACAACATCTCCCACGTGAAAGAGCTTTGCCTGCAGGGAAACCAGATATCTTACCTCCCTCAGGGTGTCTTTTCACATTTACAGAAACTAGAGGAGCTGAACCTTCGCAGCAACTTGATCACAAATGTGAGCTCTGGAACCTTTCCCGTTGGCTTGAAAGAGCTGGATCTCAAAGGCAACAGGCTGGTTCAGCTTTCGCCTGACTCATTCGGCCATCTAACCAGTCTCACACACCTGTTTCTGTCAATGAACCAGCTCACTAACCTCCCAGAGGATGTCTTTCGGAACCTGACGGgcctgcaaaacctggacctctCGGAGAACCAGCTCACATCGCTGCCGGGAACTATCTTCCAAGATCTTACAAAGATTGAAATCGTCCACCTGCAGAATAACaacctgagctctctggaggCCATGTTGTTTGAGGACCAGGCCTTCTTGGAGCAGCTGTACCTCTCAGAGAACAACCTCCAGACCCTTCCTCAGGGCTTCTTTGACGCGTTCTTACACGAGAACGTGATGAGACTGCGCAGGAACCCCTGGAGCTGCGACTGCCACATGCTATATCTGTATGACTATGTGTCGGAGCACGGTCACTTGGTGGAGGACCTGAGTAATGTGTATTGTAAAGGCCCTGAGCCTTTGAGAGGACAAGGTCTGGTCTCCTTAGAGAGGGACCAGCTGGTGTGTCCAGGTAATTTCTCTTCTATAGCCAAAGCCACCACCTTCCAAGGCTTGGAAGAGAAACCAAACCCTAGCAAGTGTACTGTCCAGTTCATCAACGACAACATGACTATCAAGTGCAAAGTGACTAAATGTTCCCCATTGAGACTTATGGTGCATTTCAAAGAAGGGGACGGCACCACGTCTGAGTACATTATGAGAAAGGACTGGGCAGAATCTTCACAGTGTAGCAATGGGACTGTAACTCTCACTGTGTGA
- the cldn1 gene encoding claudin-1: MANAGIQLLGFVLSFLGFIGLIASTIMAEWKLSSYAGDNIITAQAMYEGLWKSCVSQSTGQIQCKVYDSLLQLTGMVQGTRGLMVGAILLAGIAILVAMVGMKCTTCLAEDQEKKDKVALTGGIVIIIAGLCALVGTSWYGNRIAKEFYDPFTPTNSRYEFGKALFVGWGSACFTIIGGAFLCCNCSSEGSGKSSRYPPNRSAAPPGRDYV, translated from the exons ATGGCAAACGCGGGGATACAGCTCCTTGGATTCGTCTTGTCTTTTCTTGGCTTCATCGGGTTGATAGCATCCACGATCATGGCCGAGTGGAAACTGTCATCCTATGCTGGGGACAACATCATAACGGCGCAAGCCATGTACGAGGGGCTTTGGAAGTCTTGTGTGTCACAGAGCACTGGTCAAATCCAGTGTAAAGTGTACGATTCACTGCTCCAACTAACGG GGATGGTGCAGGGCACACGAGGTCTCATGGTGGGTGCCATCCTGTTGGCTGGCATTGCGATCCTGGTGGCCATGGTGGGCATGAAGTGTACCACCTGTCTGGCTGAGGACCAGGAGAAGAAGGACAAAGTTGCCCTGACTGGAGGAATCGTCATCATTATCGCAG GTCTGTGTGCTCTGGTGGGGACTTCCTGGTACGGGAACAGAATAGCAAAGGAATTCTACGACCCCTTCACTCCTACAAATTCCAG GTATGAGTTTGGCAAGGCCCTGTTCGTAGGTTGGGGCTCTGCTTGCTTCACCATCATAGGTGGAGCCTTCCTCTGTTGCAACTGCTCCAGTGAAGGCTCAGGAAAGTCCTCCCGCTACCCCCCGAACCGCTCTGCTGCCCCACCAGGCAGAGACTACGTCTAG